GGCCGCTTCTCCCGCTTCGTCCGGCGCAGCCATGAGCAGGGACACCTGGTGGTGCAGCCCCGGATGGGTTTCGCCGACGTGGCGACGATGCGTCGCGGCCTCGAGGCGGTGCGAGGAGTGCGGGGCGCGTCGGTCGGCACGGTCACCGTCGACAGCTACACCCGCGTCAACGATCACGCATCCGCCCGACGGGCGCTGGAGCGGGGCGACGATCTCAACGGTTACCCCGTGGTGGCCCACGGCACGGAGGAGACCCGCCGCCTGCTCGCGGGCGTGTCCGGCGACGACTTCCCGGTCCAGTTCCGCCACGGCTCGGCGCTTCCGCAGGAACTGTTCGGCGCGCTGGCCCGTATCGGTGCGGACGCCACCGAGGGCGGTCCGGTCTCGTACTGCCTGCCCTACAGCCGCGTGCCGCTGCCGGAGGCCACGGCGGCCTGGGCCCAGTGCTGCCGCATCCTGGCGGACCAGCCGGAGACGATGCACCTGGAGAGCTTCGGCGGCTGCATGCTCGGCCAGCTGTGCCCGCCCAGCCTGCTGATCGCCCTCAGCATCCTGGAGGGGATGTTCTTCCGGGAGAACGGGGTGCGCAGCGTCTCGGTCAGCTACGCGCAGCAGACCAGCCCCGGGCAGGACCTCGAAGCGCTCGACGCGCTGCGCCGCCTCGCCGGCCAGTGGCTCGGGGACGTCGACTGGCACGTGGTGCTCTACACGTACATGGGTGTCTTCCCCCGGACTCCGGTGGGCGCCTACCGGATGCTGGAGGACAGTGTCCGGCTGGCGGTCCGCAGTGGTACCGAACGGCTCATCGTGAAGACCGCCGTGGAGGCGCACCGGATTCCGACCATCGACGAGAACGTCGACGCCCTGGAGTTCGCCGCCGCGGTGGCCTCGGACGAGCAGCGCCACGGCCCGGCCGAGGAATCGATTCAGCAGACGGGCGTCTACGAAGAGGCGCGGCAACTGATCACATCCACGCTGCGCTTCGGCGACGACGTCGGGTCCGCGCTGGTGGAGGCCTTCGCCCGCGGGCACCTGGACGTGCCGTTCTGTCTGCACCAGGACAACGCCAACCGGTCGCGGGCGGCGATCGACCCCGCGGGCACCCTGCGCTGGTGCCATCCGGGCGCGATGCCCGTGACCGGCTCGGACGGATACGGCCGCGCACCGGTGACGGCGCGCTCACTGATCGACATGCTCGGCTACAACGAACGCCGGTTCGACCGCGAGCAGCTGGTCGGCGCGGCGGCGAGGGGGATGCTGTGACGACCGGAGCGCACGACACACTGGAAGCGGTACGTGAGCGCGGCAGGGTCCGGGCGGTGGTCAGCCAGGGGATCCGCGGGCTGTCCCTGCCGGACGGGCAGGGCTCGTGGACCGGGCTGGACGCGGACGTGGCCCGCGCGGTGGCCGCGGCGGTGACCGGCGACGCCGAGGCCGTCGAGTGGCTGCCCACGGACCCCGCCGAGCGGCTGACACGGCTCGTCTCGGGCGCGGCGGACGTGGCCACCTGCAATCTGTCGTGGACCCTCGGGCGCGAGGCCGCCCAGCCCGTCCTGTTCGCCGGGGTCACCTGCTACGACGGAGAGGGCTTCCTGGTCCGGGGTGCGGACGGGATATCCCGCCCTGAGCAACTGGACGGGCTGCGCGTCGCCACCCAGGAGGGGACCACCACCGCGGGCAACCTGGCGGCCTGGTTCGGCGCGCGCGGGCTGCGGGTCGAGCCCGTCGCGTACCCCACTCCCGCCGAGGCGCTGGCCGGTTACGCGGACGGCGCGTGCGCGGCCTACGTCCTGGACCGCATCGCGCTGGCCGGTGCCCGCGCCACGCTGCCCCGGCCGGAGGAGCACACGGTGCTGGAGACCGCCATCTCCAGGGAGCCCATGGCGCTCGCCGTCCGCGACGACGACCCGGGCTGGTTCCGGGTGTGCCGCTGGGTGCTGCAGCTCCTCGTCGGCGCCGAGGACGCCGTCCGCGAGCAGGGCTCGCGGCGGGCCGCGGACGAGGTCGCCGGCCTGGCGGGCAAGCACGGCCCGGCGCTGGGCCTGGACGAGGACTGGGCACGCCGTGTGCTGGACGCCGTCGGTACCTACGGCGATGTCTACGAGCGCAACCTCGGCGCCGCGTCCGGCCTGCGGGTGAGCCGCGGCGCCAACGCCCTGTGGACCGACGGTGGCCTGCACTACCCGCTGCCCCTGCACTGACGTTCCGCCTGCTCGAGGCTGCCATCGGCAGCCTCGATGAGGGCATCGGTTTCGTTCCCCAGCGGCCCGTGGACCGGGCCCCGCACGGGCTCGTAGCTTGGGTGTCACGCCGGTGCACCGCAGCGGCGGGACGGACCGCACCACCGCACCGCCGCTCGGCACCGCGCCACCCTCACCCGGCCCGGCGCCGCGTTCCCCAGCACACCGGAGAGCATTCCCCCCAGATCAGGAGTCTGACATGAGCACATCAGAAACTACGCGGCAGGAGACGCGCGGCGCCACGGAACTGACGGCCGCCATGCTGCTGTCGGGCACCCTCGGCATCTTCGTCGTCGAGTCCGGCGCCTCCCCGTTCAACGTCGTCTTCTACCGGTGCGTGTTCGGCACCCTCTTCCTCGGCCTCTACTGCCTGGCCCGCGGCTTCTTCAAGAACCACGGCTTCACCCCGAAGAAGCTCGGCATGGCCGCACTCGGCGGCGTCTTCATCGTCTTCAACTGGGCCTTCCTCTTCGAGTCCTACAGCACCACGTCCATCTCCGTGGCCACCGTCGTCTACCACACGCAGCCGTTCTTCGTGGTGCTGCTCGGGGCCGTGCTGTTCAAGGACCGCATCACCGCGCACAAGGCGGGCTGGCTGGTCGTCGCCTTCCTCGGGCTCATCCTCGTCGCGGGCGTCTCGACCTCGGACCTCTCCGCCGGCAGCGCCTACCTGACCGGGCTCGGATACGCCCTGCTGGCCGCCCTCTTCTACGGCCTGTCGACGATCATCACCAAGCGCGTGTCCGGAGTGAAGCCCCACCTGGTCGCCCTCGTCCAGGTCACGCTGGGCATCCCGCTGCTGCTGCCCTTCACCCAACTCGGCCAGAGCGCCGACCTCGGCAGCGGCTGGGCCTGGCTGGTCGGCCTCGGCTTC
The Streptomyces sp. NBC_01723 genome window above contains:
- a CDS encoding methylaspartate mutase, translating into MTMSSDLARALPARPVSARPSPVVPAHGRFSRFVRRSHEQGHLVVQPRMGFADVATMRRGLEAVRGVRGASVGTVTVDSYTRVNDHASARRALERGDDLNGYPVVAHGTEETRRLLAGVSGDDFPVQFRHGSALPQELFGALARIGADATEGGPVSYCLPYSRVPLPEATAAWAQCCRILADQPETMHLESFGGCMLGQLCPPSLLIALSILEGMFFRENGVRSVSVSYAQQTSPGQDLEALDALRRLAGQWLGDVDWHVVLYTYMGVFPRTPVGAYRMLEDSVRLAVRSGTERLIVKTAVEAHRIPTIDENVDALEFAAAVASDEQRHGPAEESIQQTGVYEEARQLITSTLRFGDDVGSALVEAFARGHLDVPFCLHQDNANRSRAAIDPAGTLRWCHPGAMPVTGSDGYGRAPVTARSLIDMLGYNERRFDREQLVGAAARGML
- a CDS encoding transporter substrate-binding domain-containing protein encodes the protein MTTGAHDTLEAVRERGRVRAVVSQGIRGLSLPDGQGSWTGLDADVARAVAAAVTGDAEAVEWLPTDPAERLTRLVSGAADVATCNLSWTLGREAAQPVLFAGVTCYDGEGFLVRGADGISRPEQLDGLRVATQEGTTTAGNLAAWFGARGLRVEPVAYPTPAEALAGYADGACAAYVLDRIALAGARATLPRPEEHTVLETAISREPMALAVRDDDPGWFRVCRWVLQLLVGAEDAVREQGSRRAADEVAGLAGKHGPALGLDEDWARRVLDAVGTYGDVYERNLGAASGLRVSRGANALWTDGGLHYPLPLH
- a CDS encoding DMT family transporter, with amino-acid sequence MSTSETTRQETRGATELTAAMLLSGTLGIFVVESGASPFNVVFYRCVFGTLFLGLYCLARGFFKNHGFTPKKLGMAALGGVFIVFNWAFLFESYSTTSISVATVVYHTQPFFVVLLGAVLFKDRITAHKAGWLVVAFLGLILVAGVSTSDLSAGSAYLTGLGYALLAALFYGLSTIITKRVSGVKPHLVALVQVTLGIPLLLPFTQLGQSADLGSGWAWLVGLGFIHTGVMYVLMYSSYQKLPTSKIAVLAFVYPAAAMICDWAVYGHHVTWLQALGIPLIVAASLGVNLGWRPGRRSAPAPAAPATPTAPTTPAEQVSAPRKRTTV